The following are encoded in a window of Struthio camelus isolate bStrCam1 chromosome Z, bStrCam1.hap1, whole genome shotgun sequence genomic DNA:
- the LOC138060876 gene encoding ankyrin repeat domain-containing protein 34B-like, with the protein MTETVELPTDGNSLIRAVYQSRLRLTRLLLEGGAYINESNDRGETPLMIACRTKHVDSQSVSKAKMVKYLLENKADPNIQDKSGKTALMHACLEKAGPEVISLLLKSGADPSLQDHSNCSALVYAINSEDKETLKVLLNACRARGKEVIIITTDKSPSGKQTTKQYLNVPPADSEECCSPSACTSPSEIELKTSPSPLSSSNETKKALFSFKELDHPRSTDNSCEPVSPTRKSHLTNVGSKLAQAQRLQSEPWLKSCPSVFPQNKVASLQEQLQDITPEEELSFKINGLALSKRFITRHQSIDIKDTAHLWKTFNQTGSRKLSYDEINSQTLYAEGKQNPSGTSVGEDSDLGQINFISTLRSIIQKRNLGANHYSSDSQLTTSPGPATAEDIKSVIGKKKILSPSPSLLSSSRELVENMPPVPLSRRNQAFLERRGSGALLLDHIAQTRPGFLPPLNVNPHRHIPDVSFINKVSGMISCGQKNLVPTAPAFPKETKNQKMLVRRQSLQTEQIKQLVNF; encoded by the coding sequence ATGACTGAAACTGTGGAGTTGCCAACGGATGGGAATTCTCTCATAAGAGCTGTCTATCAAAGCCGCCTTCGTCTCACCAGACTGTTACTAGAGGGTGGAGCCTACATTAATGAAAGCAATGACAGAGGTGAAACCCCGTTAATGATTGCTTGTAGGACAAAACATGTGGACTCCCAGAGTGTCAGCAAGGCAAAAATGGTTAAATATCTACTGGAAAACAAGGCAGATCCAAACATACAGGACAAATCTGGAAAGACAGCCTTGATGCATGCTTGCTTAGAAAAAGCAGGCCCTGAAGTGATTTCTCTGCTACTGAAAAGCGGAGCTGACCCAAGCCTACAAGATCACTCTAACTGCTCTGCACTTGTGTACGCAATAAACTCTGAAGACAAAGAGACCCTGAAAGTTCTTCTTAATGcctgcagagcaagaggaaaagaagtaATCATCATCACCACAGACAAGTCTCCATCTGGAAAGCAGACAACTAAACAGTACTTAAATGTCCCTCCTGCTGACTCTGAGGAATGCTGTTCCCCAAGTGCTTGCACTTCCCCATCAGAAATAGAACTGAAAACATCTCCATCCCCACTCTCAAGTTCAAATGAAACcaaaaaagcacttttcagctTTAAAGAGCTGGATCATCCAAGAAGCACAGACAACTCATGTGAACCAGTTTCACCTACTAGGAAATCCCATTTAACAAATGTAGGATCCAAGCTGGCACAAGCACAGCGGCTACAGTCTGAACCTTGGTTAAAGAGCTGTCCTTCAGTGTTTCCCCAGAACAAAGTTGCCTCTTTACAAGAACAACTTCAGGATATAACCCCAGAAGAAGAACTCTCTTTTAAAATCAATGGCCTTGCCCTATCAAAGAGATTTATCACCAGACACCAAAGTATTGACATAAAAGATACTGCTCACTTATGGAAAACTTTCAATCAAACTGGATCAAGGAAATTATCATATGATGAAATAAATTCTCAGACTCTTTATGCTGAAGGGAAACAGAACCCCAGTGGGACTTCTGTGGGTGAAGATTCGGATTTGGGACAAATCAACTTCATTTCAACCCTGAGAAGTATTATCCAGAAAAGAAATTTAGGAGCAAATCACTACAGCTCTGATTCTCAGTTAACTACTAGTCCGGGTCCTGCAACTGCAGAAGATATTAAGTCAgtgataggaaagaaaaagattctttCCCCATCTCCCTCTTTGTTATCAAGTTCTAGGGAATTAGTAGAGAACATGCCACCTGTTCCTCTGAGCAGAAGAAATCAAGCTTTTCTAGAAAGACGGGGTTCAGGAGCCTTATTGTTGGATCATATTGCTCAAACCAGACCAGGTTTCCTTCCACCCTTAAATGTGAATCCTCACCGCCATATTCCAGATGTTAGTTTCATAAACAAGGTTTCTGGGATGATTTCTTGTGGACAAAAAAACTTAGTACCAACAGCACCTGCTTTCCCTAAGGAGAccaaaaatcagaaaatgctGGTAAGGAGGCAATCGTTACAAACTGAGCAGATCAAGCAATTAGTAAATTTTTAA